One stretch of Eggerthella lenta DSM 2243 DNA includes these proteins:
- a CDS encoding type IV pilus twitching motility protein PilT, with product MNVEHIIDMARQVGASDVHLVCGLPVKFRLAGCLENAGVDGDAPLSHDDCEQLARRLAGDGFDRIQRIGELDRAETIGGVRVRINLFRQQGHVSAALRLLSDRIPALETLGLPSAVMDFPRIQRGIVVVTGETGSGKSTTLAALIDSINHTRAENIITMEDPIEYVYTPDQSVISQREIGQDTESYSNALRAVLREDPDIILVGEMRDLDTIQTALTAAETGHFVLATLHTKSAADSIDRMVDVFPEGLQRQVRMQLSTTLVAVLSQQLLPRRDGMGRALACELMMVTPAIRNLIREGKTPQIAGSLATSASAGSVTMDNALIALARNRDITSRTAIDAAHDVDYVRKSVR from the coding sequence ATGAACGTTGAGCACATCATAGACATGGCGCGCCAGGTAGGCGCTTCCGACGTGCACCTGGTGTGCGGTCTGCCCGTGAAGTTCCGCCTGGCCGGATGCCTTGAGAACGCGGGCGTTGACGGCGACGCGCCGCTGTCGCATGACGATTGCGAGCAGCTGGCCCGCCGTTTGGCCGGAGACGGCTTCGACCGCATCCAGCGCATCGGCGAGCTGGATCGCGCCGAGACCATCGGGGGCGTGCGCGTGCGCATCAACCTGTTCCGCCAGCAAGGCCATGTGAGTGCGGCTTTGCGCCTGCTGTCCGATCGCATCCCCGCGCTGGAGACGTTGGGCTTGCCGTCTGCGGTCATGGACTTCCCGCGCATCCAGCGCGGCATCGTGGTGGTGACGGGCGAAACCGGCAGCGGCAAGTCCACCACGCTGGCGGCGCTCATCGACAGCATCAACCACACGCGCGCCGAGAACATCATCACCATGGAAGACCCAATCGAGTACGTGTACACGCCCGACCAGTCCGTCATCTCGCAGCGCGAGATCGGCCAGGACACCGAAAGCTACAGCAACGCCCTGCGCGCCGTGTTGCGCGAGGACCCCGACATCATCCTCGTCGGCGAGATGCGCGACCTCGACACCATCCAAACGGCGCTGACCGCCGCCGAGACGGGCCACTTCGTGCTGGCCACGCTGCACACGAAAAGCGCTGCCGACTCCATCGACCGCATGGTGGACGTGTTCCCCGAGGGCTTGCAGCGCCAGGTGCGCATGCAGCTGTCCACCACGCTGGTGGCCGTGCTGTCGCAGCAGCTGCTGCCGCGCCGCGACGGCATGGGCCGCGCGCTGGCGTGCGAGCTGATGATGGTGACGCCTGCCATCCGCAACCTCATCCGCGAGGGCAAGACGCCGCAGATAGCCGGCTCGCTGGCCACGTCGGCCTCGGCGGGCAGCGTGACCATGGACAACGCGCTGATCGCCCTGGCCCGCAACCGCGACATCACGTCCCGAACCGCCATCGATGCCGCGCACGACGTCGACTACGTGAGAAAGAGCGTTCGCTGA
- the pilM gene encoding pilus assembly protein PilM: MGKTYTGVDIGDSSIKLAVSDGQSVSKVAIEMLPEGLVADGRIVSHDAMADFIKSVVRSIGGVSKDVAFVVPSSDSLFRRLSLPAMTEKELRLNLPYEFRDYISQGKDRYVYDYAMLGMRNDADGQPEGMDLLAVAAPKQAIADYTEMFRRAGLKLKVALPEQAAYQNLVGGNPRALANCCVIDFSHHMTKLHFFLDGAYDVARVIEIGGIDIDRAIANEYGVDEHVADQYKRTDYQGAQCSEAARAVYQSIAIEIGRALNFYGFNNPDAVIEVAYCCGGGLLLDPLVEAVAAHVDLRVSSIVDVLPPMSAPLGEALRCPVAIGATMKAGR, from the coding sequence ATGGGCAAAACGTACACGGGTGTCGATATCGGGGACAGCAGCATCAAGCTGGCGGTTTCCGACGGCCAGTCGGTGAGCAAGGTTGCCATCGAGATGCTGCCCGAGGGCCTGGTGGCCGACGGGCGCATCGTCAGCCACGACGCGATGGCCGACTTCATCAAAAGCGTGGTAAGAAGCATCGGCGGCGTTTCGAAGGACGTAGCGTTCGTGGTTCCGAGCTCCGACAGCCTGTTCCGTCGTCTGTCGCTTCCCGCCATGACCGAGAAAGAGCTGCGGCTGAACCTGCCGTACGAGTTCCGCGATTACATATCGCAAGGCAAAGACCGCTACGTGTACGATTATGCGATGTTGGGCATGCGCAACGACGCCGACGGCCAGCCCGAAGGCATGGATCTGCTGGCGGTTGCGGCGCCTAAGCAGGCCATCGCCGACTATACCGAGATGTTCCGTCGCGCAGGCTTGAAGCTGAAGGTGGCGCTGCCCGAACAGGCGGCGTACCAGAACCTCGTGGGAGGCAATCCTCGCGCGCTGGCTAACTGCTGCGTGATAGACTTCTCCCATCATATGACCAAGCTGCATTTCTTCCTCGACGGCGCCTACGACGTGGCCCGCGTCATAGAGATCGGCGGCATCGACATCGATCGCGCCATCGCGAACGAATACGGCGTCGACGAGCACGTTGCCGACCAGTACAAGCGCACCGACTACCAGGGCGCGCAGTGCTCCGAGGCCGCCCGCGCGGTGTACCAGTCCATCGCGATTGAAATCGGGCGCGCGCTGAACTTCTACGGCTTCAACAACCCCGACGCTGTCATCGAGGTGGCGTACTGCTGCGGTGGCGGGCTGCTTCTGGATCCGCTGGTAGAGGCGGTGGCTGCCCATGTCGACTTGCGCGTGTCGTCCATCGTCGACGTGCTGCCGCCGATGAGCGCGCCTTTGGGCGAGGCTCTTCGCTGTCCGGTTGCCATCGGCGCCACCATGAAGGCGGGGCGGTAG
- a CDS encoding prepilin-type N-terminal cleavage/methylation domain-containing protein, translating to MKEMIKKMREERGGFTLAELLVVVAIVAVLVAIAVPLFSSSLTSAEEAVKKANERSVKAEVTTGYLADGFDKTKYNNMYYSANDKGDLTGPASAASEGAKYVYKVTIDDSTDKTKPTITVTDVTDGEPTN from the coding sequence ATGAAAGAGATGATCAAGAAGATGCGCGAAGAGCGCGGCGGCTTCACGCTGGCCGAGCTGCTGGTCGTCGTGGCCATCGTGGCCGTGCTGGTGGCCATCGCCGTGCCGCTGTTCTCCAGCTCGCTCACCAGCGCCGAGGAAGCCGTGAAGAAGGCGAACGAGCGCTCGGTGAAGGCCGAAGTGACGACGGGTTACCTCGCCGACGGCTTTGACAAGACCAAGTATAACAACATGTATTATAGCGCTAACGACAAGGGCGACCTGACCGGTCCGGCAAGCGCAGCTTCTGAAGGCGCCAAGTATGTGTACAAGGTGACGATCGATGATTCCACCGATAAAACTAAGCCGACGATCACGGTCACGGACGTGACTGACGGCGAGCCCACTAACTAA
- a CDS encoding prepilin peptidase, with the protein MTIPLGIFNPAQAAFLLGVAAVLGACLGSFVNCLAWRLANGESVLAGRSHCTSCGHVLGALDLVPVASWLALRGRCRHCGQRVSPRYVIVEALVAALFAAVVARYGLSVQTAAYLVLVCILMAVALVDLDTFIIPNGFVVAGCVLWLVSIWFMPAPRVDAFSVGSLFSGWVHPGGAVALDGIVGAAVVAGGVLVLSVAFDKVTKRRSLGGGDVKLLFMVGLFLGLAGSMLNLLMACLMGLAFAFAQGFSVPSSPGEGEGEGESVRTRAIPFGPAIAAATAFTLLAGPTILTWYAGLF; encoded by the coding sequence ATGACCATTCCCCTTGGCATCTTCAATCCGGCGCAGGCGGCGTTCCTTCTGGGGGTCGCCGCCGTGCTGGGTGCTTGCCTGGGGAGTTTCGTGAACTGCCTGGCATGGCGGCTGGCCAACGGCGAGAGCGTGTTGGCCGGCCGCAGCCATTGCACGTCGTGCGGCCACGTACTGGGAGCGTTGGACCTCGTCCCTGTGGCATCGTGGCTCGCGCTTCGCGGCCGCTGCCGCCACTGCGGGCAGCGGGTGAGCCCGCGCTACGTCATCGTGGAAGCGCTCGTGGCCGCGTTGTTCGCTGCCGTCGTCGCGCGCTACGGATTGTCGGTGCAAACGGCCGCCTACCTGGTGCTCGTGTGCATCCTCATGGCTGTGGCGTTGGTGGACCTGGACACGTTCATCATTCCGAACGGGTTTGTGGTGGCGGGCTGCGTGCTGTGGCTGGTGTCCATCTGGTTCATGCCCGCACCGCGCGTGGACGCGTTCTCGGTGGGCAGCCTGTTCTCGGGTTGGGTGCATCCGGGCGGCGCGGTGGCGCTGGACGGCATCGTAGGCGCGGCGGTCGTCGCGGGCGGCGTGCTGGTATTGTCCGTGGCGTTCGACAAGGTGACGAAACGCCGGTCGCTCGGCGGCGGCGACGTCAAACTGCTGTTCATGGTGGGGTTGTTCCTCGGGTTGGCGGGTTCTATGCTGAATCTGCTGATGGCGTGCCTTATGGGGTTGGCGTTCGCGTTTGCTCAGGGGTTTTCCGTACCTTCTTCGCCGGGCGAGGGCGAAGGCGAGGGGGAAAGCGTCCGAACAAGGGCGATTCCGTTCGGGCCGGCCATTGCCGCGGCCACGGCGTTCACGCTGTTGGCGGGGCCGACCATCCTCACGTGGTACGCGGGGTTGTTCTGA
- a CDS encoding type II secretion system F family protein, producing MPTFTYTGITAAGQQIDGVVEAFDEIEAMERAREQCRVVQSVVPVREGKNLLSMDITKPKAKQKNLAVMCAQFATILNAGVPAARATSLVADQVTDKYLKRVLADVAADVASGHSLAESFQSKGENLPRVFIETVRAGEESGHLPESFQRLHGYFDKRAKVSAKVQSAVTYPIFVAVIAVVVLAIMMVMVIPSMTGMIASLGADTPAMTQFLIDASNFVTDNFLLIAVVLALIVVGVKLFGTTERGKTTFAVLKLRLPVLGAVGVCSGAAQFANTMAMLVTAGLPATRAVAITSRVMSNYVLSREVGRLEAGLEEGRTLGEGLEASTYLPRTLVEMVTVGEHTGELEETLETMGAFYDDETQRVTNKAISIMEPALLVLMALFAGFIVIALYLPMFSLYAAM from the coding sequence ATGCCAACCTTCACTTACACCGGGATAACGGCCGCCGGCCAGCAGATCGACGGCGTGGTCGAGGCGTTCGACGAGATCGAGGCCATGGAACGCGCGCGCGAGCAGTGCCGTGTCGTCCAAAGCGTGGTCCCCGTGCGCGAGGGCAAAAACCTGCTGTCCATGGACATCACGAAGCCGAAGGCCAAGCAGAAGAACCTTGCCGTCATGTGCGCCCAGTTCGCCACCATCCTGAACGCGGGCGTGCCCGCCGCGCGCGCCACGTCGCTGGTGGCCGACCAGGTGACCGACAAGTATCTGAAACGCGTGCTGGCCGACGTGGCCGCCGACGTGGCGTCGGGCCACAGCCTGGCCGAGAGTTTCCAAAGCAAGGGCGAGAACCTGCCGCGCGTGTTCATCGAGACGGTGCGCGCCGGCGAGGAGAGCGGGCATCTGCCCGAGAGCTTCCAACGCCTGCACGGGTACTTCGACAAGCGCGCGAAGGTGTCGGCCAAGGTGCAAAGCGCCGTGACCTACCCCATCTTCGTGGCGGTGATCGCCGTGGTGGTGCTGGCCATCATGATGGTGATGGTGATCCCCTCGATGACGGGCATGATCGCATCGCTGGGGGCGGATACGCCGGCCATGACCCAGTTTTTGATCGACGCTTCGAACTTCGTCACCGACAACTTCCTGCTGATCGCGGTGGTGCTGGCGCTGATCGTCGTGGGCGTGAAGCTGTTCGGCACCACGGAGCGCGGCAAGACGACGTTCGCCGTTTTGAAGCTGCGGCTGCCGGTGCTGGGCGCGGTGGGCGTGTGCTCGGGCGCGGCTCAGTTCGCGAACACGATGGCCATGCTGGTGACGGCCGGCCTTCCTGCCACGCGGGCGGTGGCCATCACGTCGCGCGTGATGAGCAACTATGTGCTGTCGCGCGAGGTGGGGCGCTTGGAGGCCGGTTTGGAGGAAGGGCGCACGCTGGGCGAGGGCCTGGAGGCCAGCACGTACCTGCCGCGCACGCTGGTCGAGATGGTCACCGTGGGTGAGCACACCGGCGAGCTGGAGGAGACGCTGGAAACCATGGGCGCGTTCTACGACGACGAGACGCAGCGCGTGACCAACAAGGCGATTTCCATCATGGAGCCCGCCCTGCTTGTTTTGATGGCGTTGTTCGCGGGTTTCATCGTCATCGCGTTGTATTTGCCGATGTTTTCATTGTATGCTGCAATGTAA
- a CDS encoding peptidase A26, producing the protein MSVAIILILAAIAFPSIVSAQNNMRMLELNNAAQSIANAAQAQMTAKKVSGTWVDAVKDGDSYRACFPAALAGSSHSQGETEDVSRETLGSDEVAPPSASAAESSKRYMTADTAREQGIVPALAVEEAVRDADYIIEFDADTAQVTGVFYADGRSGFFGSTPASTNAAKTYYETEGASTDQAARMGHDPMIGYYGGTPAGATPEKALANPVIWVDEATGCLMVQDPNIAADGSAGSTTSTVAIENTGKNVAFSISGLSNGTTMVSLYTADDGSESVGFTNFAAAIKQQTRDNANVKGNVWAIDLNALSQLVAKGNDGKPAADDSQKAKLKQVFDACVAGDALTVSVETKDASRSCVPGTAAAHVEWPSPAGKLTMLITNPYSVVVAGEKNEAYIEPQVRSAVADSAHPSIGAGFGNGDGVVKDGLTVNPFYEDKDNHFRVSNANAQLKQENPQAGYQSYAGGWIASSSVRDDATYRLEGTVGAYNNHAYQIWELWIKRADTGECMRVGYLNDGKWEWGVFNQKGVNYDYRFLNDCFTWYGTNETGDASGTLAGTDTDTNNVISLRLDVQKFYAEAENHKNHGLADEDGNATVYVRTAPKASEVQAYFNKLAVPEPASVENPLKAAYLSGSAQETGSRTADTPSVTARAAFEGEFGASSSDVSWAVSQTTTAGFSQGSEYLSTAATVPVRVYYSIAPGVGFANIRSYDNGNGSGYLSGVLSTRLTNVSLWLYRGPSINDLAVMPPALLKNYKGLEFSCRQGSTYDFKITTQEDYRFYRALAYTVENGSAPPSQYVPHASASDESVAKIAAAENYETDDKLYTFKGWTTKDTMSGAELLVEADKLVSDYDGLSYQGTTLVASYDERKKVQPSLGMMYIETGTDKTGSPAYGYYGYIENNAAAVENLLSNEYSVTDGGYYVVVPTGSNQPKMTGRGDIPNYLKDFSDVLQGLSIEGGLYDCYRITVSDKDVGQNRPYDKYKLKNQTLSFKADIQTGASTVSVEGTYTVNFAFACAVETNEEAALSWGTSVSPWNVRLGRQFVGNLTAGSNNVQGKYAQYNCFIQTRNIDLADAPVVSTSKFTQPFLGSTYDGGGNSIFGIPYRLAHEGITGENQGRNGLFLDVGGESLIKNVNIVLDPTDEGSEYVFVSTHGSKLRFGLLVGSIDGDGADIQNCTVGVAGKETATLRIIKKGTGGEAYIGGLVGYASQANVSDLSVKNLRIEVVADVEAWKTSPAIGGIFGYGSQLNMSRSSVDGFACALFQPTFVNEKYPSQNTRIHFGGLVGSAQMAVISQNVKSNAVLQVPAGQLRDSVVAGRYVGQASMSAVAQNESGQVFVKYGDPSEGGETVEVTADVGVQ; encoded by the coding sequence TCCCATTCGCAAGGCGAAACGGAAGATGTTTCACGTGAAACTCTCGGGTCCGACGAGGTTGCTCCTCCTTCCGCTTCTGCTGCGGAGTCTTCCAAACGTTACATGACGGCGGACACCGCCCGCGAGCAGGGCATCGTCCCGGCGCTCGCCGTGGAGGAGGCTGTGCGCGACGCCGACTATATCATCGAGTTCGATGCCGACACGGCGCAGGTGACCGGCGTGTTCTACGCCGACGGAAGGTCCGGCTTCTTCGGATCGACCCCTGCCTCCACGAACGCCGCGAAGACGTATTACGAAACCGAGGGCGCCTCCACCGATCAGGCGGCGCGCATGGGCCACGACCCCATGATCGGCTACTATGGCGGCACCCCTGCCGGCGCCACGCCCGAGAAAGCGCTCGCGAACCCGGTGATCTGGGTGGACGAAGCAACGGGCTGTCTGATGGTGCAGGACCCCAACATTGCCGCGGACGGAAGCGCGGGCTCCACCACCTCCACGGTGGCTATCGAGAACACCGGCAAGAACGTGGCGTTCTCGATCTCCGGCTTGAGCAACGGAACAACCATGGTGTCGTTGTACACGGCCGATGACGGTTCGGAGTCGGTTGGCTTCACCAACTTCGCCGCAGCCATCAAGCAGCAGACGCGCGACAACGCGAACGTGAAGGGCAATGTGTGGGCCATCGACCTCAACGCACTTTCGCAGCTGGTGGCGAAGGGGAATGACGGCAAGCCGGCGGCGGATGACTCGCAGAAAGCGAAGCTCAAGCAGGTGTTCGACGCGTGTGTGGCGGGCGACGCCCTGACCGTGTCGGTGGAGACGAAGGACGCCTCGCGCAGCTGCGTGCCGGGCACGGCTGCCGCCCATGTGGAGTGGCCGAGCCCTGCGGGCAAGCTGACGATGCTAATAACCAACCCGTACTCCGTCGTCGTGGCCGGCGAGAAGAACGAAGCTTACATCGAGCCGCAGGTGCGGTCGGCGGTCGCGGACAGCGCGCATCCTTCCATTGGGGCGGGCTTCGGCAACGGCGACGGCGTGGTGAAGGACGGGCTGACGGTCAACCCCTTCTATGAAGATAAAGATAATCACTTCCGCGTTTCCAACGCGAACGCGCAGTTGAAGCAGGAGAACCCGCAGGCCGGCTACCAGTCGTACGCGGGAGGCTGGATAGCCTCGTCGTCCGTGCGCGACGACGCCACGTACCGGCTCGAGGGAACTGTGGGCGCGTACAACAATCATGCGTACCAGATTTGGGAGCTGTGGATCAAGCGAGCCGACACCGGTGAATGCATGCGCGTGGGCTACTTGAACGATGGCAAGTGGGAATGGGGCGTGTTCAACCAGAAGGGGGTCAACTACGACTACCGTTTCCTGAACGACTGCTTCACCTGGTACGGAACGAATGAAACGGGCGATGCTTCGGGTACCCTTGCCGGAACCGATACCGATACGAACAACGTCATATCCCTGCGCCTCGATGTGCAGAAGTTCTACGCCGAGGCCGAGAACCATAAGAACCACGGCTTGGCCGACGAGGACGGCAATGCAACGGTGTACGTGCGCACGGCTCCGAAGGCATCCGAAGTCCAGGCGTACTTCAACAAGCTGGCGGTTCCTGAACCGGCTTCGGTTGAGAATCCGTTGAAGGCTGCCTATCTGAGCGGCAGCGCCCAGGAGACCGGCTCGCGCACCGCGGATACCCCGTCGGTCACGGCACGCGCCGCGTTCGAAGGCGAGTTCGGCGCCTCATCGTCCGACGTGTCGTGGGCGGTGTCCCAAACCACGACCGCCGGGTTTTCCCAGGGGAGCGAATACCTGAGCACCGCCGCCACCGTGCCGGTGCGGGTGTACTACTCCATCGCCCCCGGGGTTGGTTTCGCGAACATCAGATCTTACGATAACGGCAACGGCAGCGGGTACCTAAGCGGCGTGCTCAGCACGCGCTTGACCAACGTCTCGCTTTGGCTGTATCGCGGTCCCTCTATCAACGATCTTGCCGTTATGCCACCCGCCCTTCTGAAGAACTACAAGGGGTTGGAGTTCTCGTGCCGCCAAGGAAGTACGTACGACTTCAAGATAACCACCCAAGAAGACTACCGCTTCTACCGGGCGCTCGCATACACCGTCGAGAATGGAAGTGCGCCGCCATCTCAATACGTCCCGCACGCATCGGCAAGCGATGAGAGCGTCGCGAAAATCGCCGCCGCCGAAAACTACGAAACGGACGATAAGCTGTACACGTTCAAAGGGTGGACAACCAAGGATACCATGTCGGGTGCAGAACTTCTCGTCGAAGCAGACAAGCTGGTTTCCGACTACGACGGACTCAGCTACCAAGGCACGACGCTTGTCGCAAGCTACGACGAGCGGAAGAAGGTGCAGCCGTCTTTGGGCATGATGTACATAGAAACCGGCACCGACAAAACGGGTTCGCCGGCGTACGGTTACTATGGGTATATCGAGAACAACGCGGCTGCGGTCGAAAACTTGCTGTCCAACGAGTACTCCGTCACCGACGGTGGCTATTACGTGGTGGTTCCCACTGGCAGCAATCAGCCGAAAATGACGGGCAGAGGCGACATCCCGAACTATCTCAAGGACTTCTCCGACGTGCTGCAGGGTTTGTCCATCGAAGGAGGCTTATACGATTGCTATCGCATCACGGTGAGCGATAAAGACGTGGGGCAAAACCGCCCGTACGACAAATATAAACTGAAGAATCAGACACTGTCGTTCAAGGCTGATATTCAGACAGGTGCGAGCACGGTCTCCGTCGAGGGCACGTACACGGTGAACTTCGCATTCGCTTGCGCTGTCGAAACGAATGAAGAGGCCGCCCTTTCATGGGGAACGAGCGTTTCGCCCTGGAACGTTCGACTGGGACGGCAGTTCGTCGGCAATTTGACAGCTGGAAGCAACAATGTGCAGGGGAAGTATGCTCAATATAACTGCTTTATCCAAACGCGGAACATCGATTTGGCCGATGCGCCTGTCGTGAGCACGTCTAAATTCACTCAGCCGTTCTTAGGCTCGACGTACGACGGAGGCGGCAACAGCATATTCGGAATACCGTACCGACTGGCACATGAAGGGATTACCGGTGAGAACCAGGGAAGAAACGGTCTGTTTCTTGATGTTGGCGGGGAGAGCCTGATTAAAAACGTGAACATCGTGCTGGATCCCACCGATGAAGGCTCAGAGTATGTGTTCGTTTCCACCCATGGAAGCAAACTTCGATTCGGACTCCTCGTCGGGTCGATTGACGGAGACGGAGCCGATATTCAAAACTGCACGGTCGGCGTTGCCGGCAAGGAGACGGCTACGCTTAGGATCATCAAAAAGGGTACAGGTGGCGAGGCGTATATCGGCGGTTTGGTGGGCTATGCAAGTCAAGCCAATGTGAGCGATCTATCGGTCAAGAATCTTCGTATTGAGGTTGTCGCCGATGTCGAAGCATGGAAAACCTCTCCCGCGATCGGGGGGATCTTCGGCTACGGCTCGCAGTTGAACATGTCGAGGAGCTCCGTCGATGGCTTCGCATGCGCTCTTTTCCAGCCTACGTTCGTTAACGAGAAATATCCCAGCCAAAACACGCGCATCCATTTCGGCGGTTTGGTCGGCAGCGCTCAAATGGCAGTCATTAGCCAGAACGTGAAGAGCAACGCGGTTCTGCAGGTTCCTGCCGGCCAGTTGCGAGATTCTGTTGTTGCTGGGCGGTACGTTGGGCAAGCATCAATGAGCGCGGTTGCTCAGAACGAATCCGGGCAGGTGTTCGTCAAATACGGCGACCCGAGTGAAGGCGGGGAAACCGTTGAGGTGACTGCCGACGTCGGGGTGCAGTAA
- a CDS encoding GspE/PulE family protein, which yields MAYKRLGDVLIDAGLITEDQLGHALKQQKETKRRLGDELIAEGVITEAGLIEALQMQLGVEFVDLSAIDLDPELSRVISKNVARQYNVVPVRTSPDEVCLAMSDPLNFMAIEAVKNATRKRVIPMVTTHDSLMRAIMTLYGNEGAARAIEEMKRDARTTGADDASTGSFQTSTLGDDADAQSAPTVRLVNSIIERAATERASDIHLEPREIDLHVRMRIDGVLRTILTVPKELQASVISRLKIMGGMNTSERRVPQDGRANIRLKKQDIDLRINTLPTIHGETVVIRLLDKSEALFDPAGIGLEGDNLEKYQRLIGSNNGMVLIVGPTGSGKSSTMYTMIRQLNTDSVNLVTLEDPVEYNIDGVNQVQINEKTGMTFASGLRAILRQDPDIVAVGEIRDGETAEIAMRAAITGHLVLSTVHTYDAASTIDRLIDIGVEPYLIASGVRGVISQRLVRKVCPHCREEYRPSPEEFEAIGLRYDPGVRFYRGAGCPMCFGTGYRGRTGVFEILVIDRELRSRITGGATREELKDAIERTGSFKTMEDSCRELVLTGVTTVEEARKTITALE from the coding sequence ATGGCGTACAAACGGTTGGGAGACGTGCTGATAGACGCGGGCCTCATCACCGAGGACCAGCTGGGACACGCGCTCAAACAGCAGAAAGAGACGAAACGCCGCCTGGGCGACGAGCTCATCGCCGAAGGCGTCATCACGGAAGCGGGCCTCATCGAGGCGCTGCAGATGCAGCTGGGCGTGGAGTTCGTCGACCTTTCGGCGATCGACCTCGACCCCGAGCTAAGCCGCGTGATCAGCAAGAACGTCGCACGCCAGTACAACGTGGTGCCCGTGCGCACTTCGCCCGACGAGGTGTGCCTGGCCATGAGCGACCCGCTGAACTTCATGGCCATCGAAGCGGTGAAGAACGCCACTCGGAAGCGCGTCATCCCTATGGTGACCACGCATGATTCGCTGATGCGCGCCATCATGACGCTGTACGGCAACGAGGGTGCCGCCCGCGCCATCGAGGAGATGAAGCGCGACGCCCGCACGACAGGCGCCGACGACGCCTCGACCGGATCGTTCCAAACCTCCACGCTGGGCGACGACGCCGACGCGCAATCGGCTCCCACGGTGCGTCTCGTGAACAGCATCATCGAGCGAGCCGCCACCGAGCGCGCCAGCGATATCCACCTGGAGCCGCGCGAGATCGACCTGCATGTGCGCATGCGTATCGACGGCGTGCTGCGCACGATCCTCACGGTGCCGAAGGAGCTGCAGGCTTCGGTCATCTCGCGTTTGAAGATCATGGGCGGTATGAACACCTCGGAGCGCCGCGTGCCTCAGGACGGCCGCGCAAACATCCGCTTGAAGAAGCAGGACATCGACCTGCGCATCAACACGCTGCCCACCATCCACGGCGAGACGGTGGTCATCCGCCTGCTGGACAAGAGCGAGGCGCTGTTCGACCCGGCGGGCATCGGCCTGGAGGGCGACAACCTGGAGAAGTACCAGCGGCTCATCGGCTCGAACAACGGCATGGTGCTGATCGTGGGCCCCACCGGCTCGGGCAAAAGCTCCACCATGTACACGATGATCCGCCAGCTGAACACCGATTCGGTGAACCTCGTCACGCTGGAAGACCCTGTGGAATACAACATCGACGGCGTGAACCAGGTGCAGATCAACGAGAAAACGGGCATGACCTTCGCCAGCGGCCTGCGCGCCATCCTGCGCCAGGACCCCGACATCGTGGCGGTGGGCGAGATTCGCGACGGCGAGACGGCCGAGATCGCCATGCGCGCCGCCATCACCGGCCACCTGGTGCTGTCCACCGTGCACACCTACGACGCGGCGTCCACCATCGACCGTCTCATCGATATCGGCGTGGAGCCGTACCTCATCGCCAGCGGCGTGCGCGGCGTCATCTCGCAGCGCCTCGTGCGCAAGGTGTGCCCCCATTGCCGCGAGGAGTATCGGCCCAGCCCCGAGGAGTTTGAGGCTATCGGCCTGCGATACGATCCCGGCGTGAGGTTCTACCGCGGAGCCGGGTGCCCCATGTGCTTCGGCACGGGCTACCGCGGGCGCACGGGCGTGTTCGAGATCCTGGTGATCGACCGCGAGCTGCGCAGTCGCATCACGGGCGGCGCCACGCGCGAGGAGCTGAAGGACGCCATCGAGCGCACGGGCTCGTTCAAGACGATGGAGGACAGCTGCCGCGAGCTGGTGCTGACCGGCGTGACCACCGTCGAGGAAGCCCGCAAAACCATCACCGCGCTGGAGTAA